In the candidate division WOR-3 bacterium genome, AGAGATCATAAGGAGATATTGCCGAAGGGGATTTATCACGGTGGAGATTCGTTTGGAGGATAAACACCTCCCCCTTTCTTTCAATAAAGAACGGCTCCAGAAGTACCTTAACCTCCTCGCGGAGATAAAAAAGGAATTCCCGATTGGTGGGGAAATTACTCTTCGGGACCTTCTTTCTCTGCCGGGGATTTTTTTCGTTGACCCCAACACAAAAAGAGAGATGTTAGAAACCGCTAAGAAGGTGACAATTGCCGCTTGCCGGAGGTTATTGGCGATGCGCCGAGAGGAGGGTAATAACCTATTAAAAGACTTCCGACAAAATTTGAAAAAACTGAAGTTGGTGATTAGCGAGGTAAAGAAAATAATACCCAAACGGTTAAAGGAGAAGAAAAAACTTTTAAGAGAAAAGTTTCAAAGGTTACCAAATCCTCTACCGGAAAACCGAATTGAAGAAGAGTTAGCCATTATGGCAGAAAGGGTTGATGTCTCAGAAGAACTAACTCGCCTCTCTTCCCATCTCCAACTTTTCTCCTCCGCCCTAAGAAGTAAAGAGAGTTCCGGTCGGAAATTGGAATTTATCCTTCAAGAGATGCTGCGGGAGGCGGAAACCCTTTCCGCCAAGACTCGGGATTTTTTTGTTGCCCGGGAGGTGATTGAGATTAAGGAGTTAATTGAGAGGATGCGCGAGCAGGCGCGGAATGTGGAATAGTCCTTGACTAATCCCATTTCTTCATTATGCTTAATTTAATGGGGAAATCTTTAATCTTCATTTTAACTGGGCCATCGGGGAGTGGTAAAACCACGATCCGGAAGGAGTTGAAAAAAAGATTTAGAAACTTCTTCTATTCGGTTTCCGCCACCACCCGAGCCCAAAGAAAAGGTGAAAGGAATGGGGTTGACTATTTTTTCCTTAGCAAGGAGGAGTTTCAACAGTGGCAGAAAGAGAGGAAGTTCTTGGAGACGGTGAAACGGTACGGTAACTATTACGGTACCCCAAAAGCACCGCTGCTTCGGGCGTTAAGAAAGGGGAAGGTCTGCCTTATGGATTTAGAACCGATGGGGGTGAAAAGAGTAAAAAAACTCTTCCCGGAAAGAACAGTGACGATTCTTTTACAACCACCCTCGGAAAAAGAACTCGCCTCCCGCCTGAAAAATCGTCTTCCCGAAGAGATAACGCTGCGGCAAAAGGAAGACCAAGAGGTCTTCTCTTCTGTCCCCTATGATTATCGGGTCTTAAATGAAGACCTAAAATCAGCCGTAGATAAAATTGCCGAGATTATAAGGAAGGAGTTAAAATGAAAGAGATTGGAGATATTTCACCGGAAAAGATTTGGCGTGTCTTTGAAAATCGTTATGAAGTAATTATCCGCTGTTCTCACCTTCTGCGAAAACTCTTAGAAGAACAGAGGGAAGGACGGTTTTCGCCCCCCGAAGGGGAAAACATCTTCGTCTATGCCCTAAAAAGGATCTTAGCGGAAGGGAAGAATGAGAAAGCGACCGGCGAGAGAAAGTCTAAGTGAGAAAGGGGAAAGTAAATCCCTCATCTTAGGGGTGAGTGGGGGGATTGCCCTCTACAAAGCCTTAGAACTCCTCCGCCTCTTCCAAAAAGAGGGTTTTGACTCTTGGGTGGTGATGACCGAAAATGCGAAAAGATTTATCTCCCCCCTCTCCTTTCAGACCTTCACTAAAAATCCGGTAATCACCGACCTCTTTACTGACCCCTTGATCCACATTGAACTTCAAAAAAAAGAGATTCTCCTTATCGCCCCCGCGACCGCTAATATCATCGCTAAGATTGCTCACGGGATCTGTGATGATGCCCTCTCCACTATCACCTGTGCCTTTCCCGGGAAAAAAGTTTTAGTCCCCGCGATGAATTGGGTAATGTGGGAAAACCCCATCGTCCAACAGAATTTACAGAAGTTAAAATCGCTTGCCTATCACATCTTAGAACCGAAGGAAGGGGAATTGGCTTCTGGGGATTGGGGAAAGGGTCGGATGCCCGAACCCGAAACGATCTTCTCCTTTGTCAAATCCCTTCTCACGGAAGAAGAACAGATTCTTTCTGGTTTAAGGATTCTCATCACCGCGGGTCGCACCGAAGAGGATATTGACGGCGTGCGCGTCTTGACCAACCGTTCCTCGGGCAAACTGGGCAAGGAGTTAGCGGAAAGGGCGAAGGATTTAGGAGCGGATTGCCTCTTGATCGCGGGTCGGATGGAAGAGAAGCCAAAAGGGATAAAAGTATTACCGGTCCGCACCGCCCAAGAGATGCTTTCCGCCTTAAAAAAGGAGATAAAAAATTTTGACGTCTTGATTATGGCTGCCGCGGTTGGTGATTATAAACCCGCCCGACCAGCACCGAAGAAGATAAAAGAGAAATCCTTTTCTCTTCCCTTAGTGAGAAATGTTGACATCCTGAAAAGCCTGGCGGGTGAAAAAATCTTTAAGGTTGGCTTCTCTCTGGATACCGAAGAGAAAATGACCCAGGAAGCGAAGCGTAAGTTAAAGGAGAAAAATTTAGACCTCATCTGTGCCAATCCCCCTCTAACCTTGGAAAGTGATTTTATTAAACCGACCCTCTTCTACCGGGACGGGAAAATAGAAGTGCTACCTGAGATGACGAAAAAGGATTTTGCCCTTCTCCTCCTGAAAAAGATTAAAAACCAAATCTCCTAAAATGGCTGAGAAAAAAATCCCTTACGATATTGATGCCGAAGCCGCCATTCTGGGAGCAATCCTTTTAGACCCCCAGATCCTTCCGCGCGTCTTAGAATATCTTGACGAATCCTGCTTCTATTTGGACCTGCACCGGGCGATCTTTCGCACCATCACCAATCTCTTTGAGAGAAATATTATTCCCGATTACATCACCGTCTCCGACGAATTGGAAAAGCAAAAAATCTTACAAGAAGGTAAAGGGAAAGAGACCCTTCTCCCTTTGGTGGATTCGGTTGGCACCTCTGCCAATTTTGAAGAATGGGCAAAGTTACTTTTAGAAAAGGCCCTTCTCCGGAAGTTAATCCAAACCTCCCAGCAAATCATCCAGGAGAGTATGGAAGAAGTGGAATCGGTGGATAACCTCTTAGACCGGGCAGAACAACTCATCTTCGCCATCCGCGAGGAGAGGATAAAGAAAACTTTCATCCCCTTGAAAGAATTAATAATGGCTACCATCCGGGAGGTTGAAGAATTATCAAAGAGAGGCGAGCGAGGATTTTTTACCGGTCTCAAGACCGGATTTTATAAACTTGATGAGTTAACCTCTGGTTTGCAACTGGGCGATTTTATCATCATCGCCGGTCGCCCGGCTATGGGGAAGACCGCCTTTGGTTTAAATATCGCCACCCGGGTGGCACAAATGAATAATTGTGCCTGTGCCATCTTTAGTTTGGAGATGTCTAAGGAACTTTTAGCCCAAAGGGTGCTCTGCGCGGAGACGAAAATCAGCCTCAAGAATCTCCGTTCCGGGAGAATCTCTCGGGAGGAGATGAGCCAAATGGTTCGCCTCATCGGTCCTCTCTACCAAAGTCAGATCTTCATTGACGATACCCCTTCCCTCTCAGTTCTGGATATCCGAGCCAAAGCGCGCCGCTTAAAAGCGGAAACTAACCTCTCCCTTATCGTCATTGACTACCTCCAACTCTTGGAAGGGGTGCGGGATACGAGAATCCCCTTCCGCTCCCGCCAGGAACTAGTGGCGGAGATGTCAAAATCTCTAAAAGCATTAGCCAAAGAATTGAATATCGCGGTGGTGTGTATCTCCCAACTCTCCCGCAGTCCGGAAAAAAGGCAACCACCGATCCCCCAACTTTCCGATTTGCGAGAATCCGGAGCGATTGAACAAGACGCCGACCTGGTCATCTTTCTCTACCGAGAGGAGATGTATAAAGAGGATACCCCAAATAAAGGTAAGGCGAAGGTGATTGTCGCCAAACAACGCAACGGACCGACTGGTAGTTTCCACTTGTCCTTTTTGGGAGAATTTATGCGTTTTGAAAATCTCACCTTCGCCGAAGAAGAAGAGATCATTGAAGATTTATGAAAAAGAAGACCTTCGTCTGTACCAACTGTGGCTATGAAACCTACAAATGGCTCGGTCGCTGTCCGGTCTGCCAATCCTGGGAAAGTTTTGTGGAAGAGAGCAAAGGAGAAATCTCTCCCCCTACGGAAAAACCCGTTCCCCTAAAAGAGATCGCCGCCGCGGGAGTGAAAAGGGAAAAGACCGGAATGG is a window encoding:
- the gmk gene encoding guanylate kinase; this translates as MLNLMGKSLIFILTGPSGSGKTTIRKELKKRFRNFFYSVSATTRAQRKGERNGVDYFFLSKEEFQQWQKERKFLETVKRYGNYYGTPKAPLLRALRKGKVCLMDLEPMGVKRVKKLFPERTVTILLQPPSEKELASRLKNRLPEEITLRQKEDQEVFSSVPYDYRVLNEDLKSAVDKIAEIIRKELK
- a CDS encoding YicC/YloC family endoribonuclease, giving the protein MFSMTGIGRAASQELICEIRSTNHKYLEISLRLPPELEEVGEEIKEIIRRYCRRGFITVEIRLEDKHLPLSFNKERLQKYLNLLAEIKKEFPIGGEITLRDLLSLPGIFFVDPNTKREMLETAKKVTIAACRRLLAMRREEGNNLLKDFRQNLKKLKLVISEVKKIIPKRLKEKKKLLREKFQRLPNPLPENRIEEELAIMAERVDVSEELTRLSSHLQLFSSALRSKESSGRKLEFILQEMLREAETLSAKTRDFFVAREVIEIKELIERMREQARNVE
- the coaBC gene encoding bifunctional phosphopantothenoylcysteine decarboxylase/phosphopantothenate--cysteine ligase CoaBC codes for the protein MRKRPARESLSEKGESKSLILGVSGGIALYKALELLRLFQKEGFDSWVVMTENAKRFISPLSFQTFTKNPVITDLFTDPLIHIELQKKEILLIAPATANIIAKIAHGICDDALSTITCAFPGKKVLVPAMNWVMWENPIVQQNLQKLKSLAYHILEPKEGELASGDWGKGRMPEPETIFSFVKSLLTEEEQILSGLRILITAGRTEEDIDGVRVLTNRSSGKLGKELAERAKDLGADCLLIAGRMEEKPKGIKVLPVRTAQEMLSALKKEIKNFDVLIMAAAVGDYKPARPAPKKIKEKSFSLPLVRNVDILKSLAGEKIFKVGFSLDTEEKMTQEAKRKLKEKNLDLICANPPLTLESDFIKPTLFYRDGKIEVLPEMTKKDFALLLLKKIKNQIS
- the dnaB gene encoding replicative DNA helicase, with product MAEKKIPYDIDAEAAILGAILLDPQILPRVLEYLDESCFYLDLHRAIFRTITNLFERNIIPDYITVSDELEKQKILQEGKGKETLLPLVDSVGTSANFEEWAKLLLEKALLRKLIQTSQQIIQESMEEVESVDNLLDRAEQLIFAIREERIKKTFIPLKELIMATIREVEELSKRGERGFFTGLKTGFYKLDELTSGLQLGDFIIIAGRPAMGKTAFGLNIATRVAQMNNCACAIFSLEMSKELLAQRVLCAETKISLKNLRSGRISREEMSQMVRLIGPLYQSQIFIDDTPSLSVLDIRAKARRLKAETNLSLIVIDYLQLLEGVRDTRIPFRSRQELVAEMSKSLKALAKELNIAVVCISQLSRSPEKRQPPIPQLSDLRESGAIEQDADLVIFLYREEMYKEDTPNKGKAKVIVAKQRNGPTGSFHLSFLGEFMRFENLTFAEEEEIIEDL